From the genome of Halomonas sp. 1513, one region includes:
- a CDS encoding microcin ABC transporter permease (with YejAEF is involved in resistance to microcin C), with product MASYTLRRLLLMIPTLLGIMLLNFIIVQAAPGGPIDQMLARFEGVDSMASTRLDMGGAEVVTRDESRGARGIDPRFIEQLEAQFGFDQPAHVRFVGMLRDYATFDFGNSFFRDRPVVELMIERLPVSISLGLWTTLLVYLISIPLGIRKALHHGSRFDVWTSGLVIVGYAIPGFLFAILLIVLFAGGSYWDLFPLRGLTSPDFDELSAWGKVKDYFWHITLPVVAMTIGSFATLTMLTKNSFLDEIHKQYVLTARAKGASDRRTLYGHVFRNAMLIIIAGLPGALVTIFFTGSLLIEVIFSLEGLGLLGFEAVMQRDYPVIFGTLYLYTLIGLILKLISDLTYVWVDPRIDFETRES from the coding sequence GTGGCTAGCTATACACTGCGCCGACTGCTGCTGATGATTCCCACCCTGCTGGGGATCATGCTGCTCAACTTCATCATCGTGCAGGCCGCCCCGGGCGGCCCCATCGACCAGATGCTGGCACGCTTCGAAGGCGTCGACAGCATGGCCAGCACGCGCCTCGACATGGGCGGCGCCGAGGTGGTGACCCGCGACGAGTCGCGCGGCGCGCGCGGCATCGACCCACGCTTCATCGAGCAGCTCGAGGCGCAGTTCGGCTTCGACCAGCCCGCCCACGTGCGCTTCGTCGGCATGCTGCGCGACTATGCCACCTTCGATTTCGGCAACAGCTTCTTCCGCGACCGACCGGTGGTCGAGCTGATGATCGAGCGCCTACCGGTGTCGATCTCGCTGGGGCTGTGGACCACGCTGCTGGTCTATCTGATCTCGATCCCGCTGGGCATCCGCAAAGCGCTGCATCACGGCTCGCGCTTCGATGTCTGGACCTCCGGGCTGGTGATCGTCGGCTATGCGATACCCGGCTTCCTGTTCGCCATCCTGCTGATCGTGCTGTTCGCCGGCGGCAGCTACTGGGACCTGTTCCCGCTGCGCGGTCTCACCTCGCCGGACTTCGACGAGCTCTCGGCGTGGGGCAAGGTCAAGGACTACTTCTGGCACATCACCCTACCGGTGGTGGCGATGACCATCGGCAGCTTTGCCACCCTGACCATGCTGACCAAGAACAGCTTCCTCGACGAGATCCACAAGCAGTACGTGCTCACCGCCAGGGCCAAGGGCGCCAGCGACCGCCGCACCCTCTACGGCCACGTGTTCCGCAACGCCATGCTGATCATCATCGCCGGCCTGCCCGGCGCGCTGGTGACGATCTTCTTCACCGGCTCGCTGCTGATCGAGGTGATCTTCTCCCTCGAAGGCCTCGGCCTGCTCGGCTTCGAGGCCGTCATGCAGCGCGACTATCCAGTGATCTTCGGCACCCTCTACCTGTATACGCTGATCGGCCTGATCCTCAAGCTGATCTCGGACCTGACCTACGTATGGGTCGATCCACGCATCGATTTCGAGACCCGGGAGTCCTGA
- a CDS encoding ABC transporter permease: protein MSLLSPQFSPITRRRIEVFRSNRRARVSLWIFMALFVVSLFAELIANDKPLVMQYDGQWYVPLLVDYPETEFGGFLPTRTDYHDPFVQQQIADNGWALWPPIPYSYQTLDMQMMRPSPASPDAQHWLGTDDQGRDVLARVIYGFRLSVAFALVLTAGSLVAGVVIGGIQGYFGGKTDLIGQRLTEIWSGLPVLFLLIILASFVQPGFWWLLGIMLLFSWLGLVDVVRAEFLRARNLEYVRAAKAMGLPSRLIMWRHVLPNAMVATLTFIPFLFTGAITTLTALDFLGFGLPPGAPSLGELVAQGKNNLHAPWLGITAFVSLSLMLSLLVFIGEGLRDAFDPRHIQHASSGPQTSTATTRTQAHAP, encoded by the coding sequence ATGTCACTACTCTCCCCCCAGTTCTCGCCCATCACCCGGCGCCGGATCGAGGTGTTCCGCAGCAATCGCCGCGCGCGGGTGTCGCTGTGGATCTTCATGGCGCTGTTCGTGGTCAGCCTGTTCGCCGAACTGATCGCCAACGACAAGCCGCTGGTCATGCAGTACGACGGCCAGTGGTACGTGCCGCTGCTGGTCGACTACCCGGAGACCGAATTCGGCGGGTTCTTGCCTACCCGCACCGACTACCACGACCCCTTCGTCCAGCAGCAGATCGCCGACAACGGCTGGGCGCTATGGCCGCCGATCCCCTACTCTTACCAGACCCTCGACATGCAGATGATGCGCCCCTCACCGGCGTCGCCGGACGCCCAGCACTGGCTGGGCACCGACGACCAGGGCCGCGACGTGCTGGCGCGGGTGATCTACGGCTTTCGGCTGTCGGTGGCCTTCGCGCTGGTATTGACCGCCGGATCGCTGGTCGCCGGCGTGGTGATTGGCGGCATCCAGGGCTATTTCGGCGGCAAGACCGACCTGATCGGCCAGCGCCTCACCGAGATCTGGTCGGGGCTGCCGGTGCTGTTCCTGCTGATCATCCTGGCCAGCTTCGTGCAGCCCGGCTTCTGGTGGCTGCTCGGCATCATGCTGCTGTTCTCGTGGCTAGGGCTGGTCGACGTGGTACGTGCCGAGTTCCTGCGCGCGCGTAACCTCGAGTACGTGCGCGCGGCCAAGGCCATGGGTCTGCCCTCGCGGCTGATCATGTGGCGCCACGTGCTACCCAATGCCATGGTCGCCACCCTGACCTTCATCCCGTTCCTGTTCACCGGCGCCATCACCACCCTCACCGCCCTCGACTTCCTGGGCTTCGGCCTGCCGCCCGGCGCGCCGTCGCTGGGCGAACTGGTCGCCCAGGGCAAGAACAACCTGCACGCGCCGTGGCTGGGCATCACCGCCTTCGTCAGCCTGTCGCTGATGCTCTCGCTGCTGGTGTTCATCGGTGAGGGGCTGCGCGACGCCTTCGATCCACGGCATATCCAGCACGCCAGCAGCGGCCCACAGACAAGCACCGCGACCACAAGGACCCAGGCCCATGCCCCATGA
- a CDS encoding microcin ABC transporter ATP-binding protein (with YejAEF is involved in resistance to microcin C) produces MPHDTLLRLDELSIAFDGVSVVDRLSLEIRRGETLALVGESGSGKSVSALGAMDLLPPNAQISGGRMLGDTDLSRMKPRDWQGLRGNRVGFIFQEPMTSLNPLHTVARQIGETLRLHQGLSGRAARARCRELLEQVKLPRPDELLDAWPHQLSGGQRQRVMIAMAIANNPELLIADEPTTALDVTVQQEILALLAELRDHHGMGMLFITHDLNLVRRHADRVCVLYQGQEQETGPVAEVFERPRSDYTRTLLGAEPEGRPAPAGSQPLLSAERLSVAFSRPKKLFSRRPPAFVAVQPLSLRLAKGETLGIVGESGSGKTTLAMALLRLAPSQGEVVFEGARLDRLSGNDLRRQRRRFQVVFQDPYGSLSPRLPVSEIISEGLRFHQPELSNAEVERRVQATLKEVGLPADCAARYPHEFSGGQRQRIAVARAIILEPEMVVLDEPTSALDRTVQKQLVELLRDLQARRGLSYLFISHDLAVVRAVAHRVMVLKEGEVVEEGSCEQVLAAPRHPYTQALVAAAGLDDAG; encoded by the coding sequence ATGCCCCATGACACCCTGCTGCGCCTCGATGAGCTGAGCATCGCCTTCGATGGCGTCAGCGTGGTCGACCGCCTGAGCCTCGAGATACGCCGCGGCGAAACCCTGGCACTGGTCGGCGAGTCCGGTTCGGGCAAATCGGTCAGCGCACTCGGCGCCATGGACCTGCTGCCGCCCAATGCCCAGATCAGCGGTGGCCGCATGCTCGGCGACACCGACCTGTCGCGCATGAAACCGCGTGACTGGCAGGGGCTGCGCGGCAACCGCGTCGGCTTCATCTTCCAGGAACCGATGACCTCGCTGAATCCGCTGCATACCGTGGCCCGCCAGATCGGCGAGACGCTGCGCCTGCATCAGGGCCTGTCCGGGCGCGCCGCCCGGGCGCGCTGCCGCGAACTGCTCGAGCAGGTCAAGCTGCCGCGTCCCGACGAGCTGCTCGACGCCTGGCCGCATCAGCTCTCCGGCGGCCAGCGCCAGCGGGTGATGATCGCCATGGCGATCGCCAACAATCCCGAACTGCTGATCGCCGATGAGCCGACCACCGCGCTCGACGTCACCGTACAGCAGGAGATCCTCGCGCTGCTCGCCGAGCTGCGCGATCACCACGGCATGGGCATGCTGTTCATCACCCACGATCTCAACCTGGTGCGGCGTCACGCCGACCGGGTGTGCGTGCTCTACCAGGGCCAGGAGCAGGAGACCGGTCCGGTGGCCGAGGTCTTCGAGCGGCCGCGCAGCGACTATACGCGCACCCTGCTGGGCGCCGAGCCCGAGGGCCGCCCGGCGCCCGCCGGCAGCCAGCCGCTGCTCAGTGCCGAACGCCTCAGCGTGGCCTTTTCCCGCCCCAAGAAACTCTTTTCGCGGCGCCCGCCGGCGTTCGTGGCGGTACAGCCGCTGTCGCTGCGACTGGCCAAGGGCGAGACCCTGGGCATCGTCGGCGAGTCCGGTTCGGGCAAGACCACCCTGGCCATGGCCCTGCTGCGCCTGGCCCCCAGTCAGGGCGAGGTGGTGTTCGAGGGCGCACGCCTCGACCGCCTCAGCGGCAACGACCTGAGGCGCCAACGGCGGCGTTTCCAGGTGGTCTTCCAGGATCCCTACGGCTCGCTCTCGCCACGCCTGCCGGTGTCGGAGATCATCAGCGAAGGGCTGCGCTTTCATCAGCCCGAACTGAGCAACGCCGAGGTCGAACGGCGCGTCCAGGCCACCCTCAAGGAGGTCGGACTGCCCGCCGACTGCGCCGCTCGCTACCCCCATGAGTTCTCCGGCGGCCAGCGCCAGCGCATCGCCGTGGCCCGGGCGATCATCCTCGAACCCGAGATGGTGGTGCTCGACGAGCCGACCTCGGCGCTCGATCGTACCGTCCAGAAACAGCTGGTAGAACTGCTGCGCGACCTGCAGGCGCGCCGCGGGCTCAGCTACCTGTTCATCAGCCACGACCTGGCGGTGGTTCGAGCCGTGGCCCATCGGGTGATGGTGCTCAAGGAGGGCGAGGTGGTCGAAGAGGGTAGCTGCGAGCAGGTACTGGCCGCACCGCGCCACCCCTATACCCAGGCGCTGGTGGCCGCGGCCGGCCTCGACGACGCCGGCTAG
- a CDS encoding 16S rRNA pseudouridine(516) synthase (catalyzes the synthesis pseudouridine from uracil-516 in 16S ribosomal RNA) gives MRLDKFLADTTDLTRSLAKKALHREEVSVDGQVTKNPATQVDAGSDVRWLGQRLVLVGLRYVMLNKPAGVECSARRGLYPLVRELIELPNIERLQTVGRLDVDTTGLVLLSDDGQWSHRVTSPKRRCGKVYRVSLSEPLAGDALAEAQRCFADGILLDSEDKPTQPAELVMRAPREAELTLYEGKYHQVKRMFAAIGNHVEALHRESVGTLTLGELAPGEWRELTPDEVAAF, from the coding sequence ATGCGCCTCGACAAGTTCCTCGCCGACACCACCGACCTGACTCGCAGCCTGGCCAAGAAGGCGCTGCACCGCGAAGAGGTCAGCGTCGATGGCCAGGTCACCAAGAACCCGGCGACCCAGGTCGATGCCGGCAGCGACGTGCGCTGGCTGGGGCAGCGCCTGGTGCTGGTGGGGCTGCGCTACGTGATGCTCAACAAGCCGGCGGGAGTAGAGTGCAGTGCACGGCGTGGTCTCTACCCGCTGGTGCGCGAGCTGATCGAGCTGCCCAACATCGAGCGTCTGCAAACGGTAGGGCGCCTGGACGTCGACACCACCGGTCTGGTACTGCTCAGCGACGACGGCCAGTGGTCGCACCGGGTAACCTCACCCAAGCGCCGCTGCGGCAAGGTCTACCGGGTCAGCCTCAGCGAGCCGCTGGCGGGCGATGCCCTGGCCGAGGCGCAGCGCTGCTTCGCCGACGGCATCCTGCTGGACAGCGAGGACAAGCCAACCCAGCCTGCCGAGCTGGTGATGCGCGCCCCCCGCGAGGCTGAGCTGACGCTCTACGAGGGCAAGTACCATCAGGTCAAGCGCATGTTTGCCGCCATCGGCAACCACGTCGAGGCGCTGCACCGCGAGTCGGTGGGAACACTGACGCTGGGCGAGCTGGCGCCGGGAGAGTGGCGCGAGTTGACCCCTGATGAGGTCGCCGCCTTCTAG
- a CDS encoding amidohydrolase, producing MSTLRTTLVQCDLRWESPSANCRMLEELLGDLDARHTDLIVLPEMFATGFTMNSREMAEPMADSASVAWLCDQARQRRCVMTGSVAVLEAGEYYNRLIWARPDGGLVHYDKRHLFRMAGEHERYAMGAQRVVVELNGFKLLLSVCYDLRFPVWLRQQRRETGFEYDALLCVANWPAPRRHPWRTLLQARAIENLCYVIGVNRVGEDAKGLAYAGDSMLVDFKGEALIDEPAHQPFLRTEHLDYRALQDFRQAFPAWQDADSFTLTDETPR from the coding sequence GTGTCTACCCTGCGAACCACCCTGGTGCAGTGCGATCTGCGCTGGGAATCGCCGTCAGCCAACTGCCGGATGCTCGAAGAACTGCTTGGCGATCTGGATGCACGGCACACCGACCTGATCGTGCTGCCGGAGATGTTTGCCACTGGCTTTACCATGAACTCGCGTGAGATGGCCGAGCCGATGGCCGACAGCGCCAGCGTGGCCTGGCTGTGTGATCAGGCTCGCCAGCGCCGCTGCGTGATGACCGGCAGCGTAGCGGTGCTCGAGGCGGGGGAGTATTACAACCGGCTGATCTGGGCGCGCCCCGACGGCGGTCTGGTGCACTACGACAAGCGCCACCTGTTTCGTATGGCCGGCGAGCATGAACGCTACGCCATGGGCGCGCAGCGAGTGGTCGTGGAGCTCAACGGCTTCAAGCTGCTGCTTAGCGTCTGCTACGACCTACGGTTTCCCGTCTGGCTGCGCCAGCAGCGGCGTGAGACGGGCTTCGAATACGATGCGCTGCTGTGCGTGGCCAACTGGCCGGCGCCGCGGCGGCATCCCTGGCGGACGCTGCTGCAGGCGCGGGCGATCGAGAACCTGTGCTACGTGATCGGCGTCAATCGCGTCGGTGAGGATGCCAAGGGGCTGGCCTATGCCGGCGACTCGATGCTGGTCGACTTCAAGGGCGAAGCACTGATCGATGAGCCTGCGCATCAGCCCTTTCTGCGCACCGAGCACCTCGACTATCGGGCCTTGCAGGACTTTCGCCAAGCCTTCCCGGCATGGCAGGATGCCGACTCTTTTACCCTGACCGATGAGACCCCACGCTGA
- a CDS encoding EamA family transporter, producing MPPTSQARHTPPSDATQGALFGLGAYTMWGCFPLFFALFDGVPAWEILIHRIIWSCLFLLGLIALLGRFAPVRQALVEPRRLGRVLGCALLIALNWGIYIYAVESHQVLQASLGYFLTPLVNVGLGMLVLRERMAPLQGVAVGLAGLAIAIQLVGLGELPWITLLLALSFGTYGLLRKQVPLDGLSGLFVETLLLLPMALLALAWLAHLDASHFLGEARHTWLLLASGVVTALPLLAFAGAARRLRLATLGFLMYINPTIQFFIALLVFGEALRPLQLMTFVMIWCGLALYSWSAWQSRERAEARAA from the coding sequence ATGCCACCGACATCCCAGGCGCGTCACACTCCCCCCAGCGATGCCACCCAGGGCGCCCTGTTCGGGCTCGGCGCCTACACCATGTGGGGCTGCTTCCCGCTGTTCTTCGCGCTGTTCGACGGCGTGCCGGCGTGGGAGATCCTGATTCACCGCATCATCTGGTCGTGTCTGTTCCTGCTCGGCCTGATCGCCCTGCTCGGGCGCTTTGCCCCGGTTCGCCAGGCGCTTGTCGAGCCGCGCCGACTGGGCCGGGTGCTGGGCTGTGCGCTGCTTATCGCGCTCAACTGGGGGATCTACATCTACGCCGTGGAGAGTCACCAGGTCCTGCAGGCAAGCCTCGGCTATTTCTTGACGCCGCTGGTCAACGTAGGGCTCGGGATGCTGGTGCTACGCGAGCGCATGGCGCCGCTGCAGGGCGTGGCCGTGGGGCTGGCCGGCTTGGCCATCGCCATTCAACTGGTGGGACTGGGTGAACTGCCCTGGATCACCCTGCTGCTGGCGCTGTCGTTCGGCACCTACGGCCTGCTGCGCAAGCAGGTGCCGCTGGACGGACTCTCGGGGCTGTTCGTCGAGACCCTGCTGCTGCTGCCGATGGCGCTGCTGGCACTGGCCTGGCTGGCGCATCTCGATGCCTCGCATTTCCTGGGTGAGGCACGCCACACCTGGCTACTGCTCGCCAGCGGGGTGGTCACCGCCCTGCCGCTGCTGGCCTTTGCCGGCGCCGCGCGGCGGCTACGCCTGGCCACCCTGGGCTTCCTGATGTACATCAACCCGACGATTCAGTTCTTCATCGCCCTGCTGGTGTTCGGCGAAGCGCTGCGCCCCCTGCAGCTGATGACCTTCGTCATGATCTGGTGCGGGCTGGCGCTTTACTCCTGGTCGGCCTGGCAGAGCCGCGAGCGGGCCGAGGCCCGCGCCGCCTGA